The Calditrichota bacterium genome contains the following window.
GACCGTCTTTTCCCGCTCCTCCATCTCGGCGCTGCGAATGATAATCTCGTACTCGTCGGTACCCTGTTTGAACTGCAGTCCGGAGGAGAACTCCCGTTGAAAGCCGGTCAGCTCCGCAGCGATCGTGGCTAAGGTGATGTCGTATTCGCTCAGTACGGCTTTGTCAAAGAGCAGATGCAGCTCAGGCCGGTTCTCGGACACGTTGACCCGCACCGACTGGACCGATTCCAAATTCTGCAGATAGTAGCGAATGTCCTCGGCCACATTCCGCATCCGGCCAAAGTCGGTGCCTTTGATGACATTGGATTCGCTCTGGGTGCCAATGCCCAACAGGCGCTCAAACGAGCCGCCAGGGTTCATCCTGCCCCCACCGCCGCGGAAGCGCCGGCTCGCCCGCGGCTGCTCAAAGCTCACCTCTGCCAGGCGAAAATCCTTGATGCGCTCCTGGATATCGCTCTTGATCTGCGCAATGGAACGGTTCTTGATCTTCTGATAGTCCTTGCGCAGCTTGACCGTGACAACTGCCTCTTCCTCGTAAATCTTGCTGACGATGTCCTGCTTCTCGGGGATGTCCTCGATGCGCTTCTCTAACTCGCTGGTCACCGCGTCGGTGGTCTCCAGGGTGGCGCCGCTGGCCATGGTGAGATAGAGGTTGAGGTCGGTGGTTTGCACTTCTCGCGCCACGTTCAGGCTCACGCCTAACGCAACAAGCACGCTGGCTACGAAGAGCACGAAAGCGGTGCCGATGGTGCGCACTGGAAAGCGCATGCACGACTTGAGCAGGAGCGTGTAGATTTGCAGGAGCCTATTCTTCTGCGAAACGATGCGGAACTGCACCCCCTTGCCCACCTTGCCGCGACTCAGGAAGTGGTGGGTGATCATGGGCACCAACAGCAGGGCAACCACCAGCGAGACCAACAGCGTGCTCACCACGGACACGCCAATGTGCTTGCCAAAGAGCTTGATGAGGAAATTGCTGGAGAAGATGAAGGGGAGAAAGACCACGACAGTGGTCAAAGTCGCAGCAAAAATGGAGCGCCACACCTCCTTGGTGCCACGCGTGACCGCCTCATCCGGCTGCCGGTGCAGCGCTGCGTGGCGATAGATGTTTTCGAGCACCACCACGCTGTTGTCCAACAGCATCCCCACCACTAAAGCCATACCTACCAGCGTCAGGCTGTTGAGCGTGATTCCGAAGGCGTAAAACAGGTTGAGAGCAGTGAAGATGGAGATGGGGATGGCGAGAACGATGGTCACCACCAGGCGCAGGTTGCGCAGGAAGAGCCAGAGGACTAAGACTGCCAGGCAGCCGCCCACCAACGCCAGTTGAATGATCAACTTGACGTTGTTTTCCATATCGTCGGCCATGTTGCTCTGGATGGCGATCTCGAGGTCCTGCCCTTTAAGCTCACGATTCAGGCGGGCGATCGCCGCCTTGGTGGCGTGCGACAGGGAGATCAGATTGACCTGCGCATCCCGGACCAACTGTACGGTCACGGCTTCCTTGCCGTTGACCCGGCTCAACGAGGTCTCCTCCTTAACGCCGACCACCACCTGCGCCACATCGCGCAACAGCACCGGCCCCTCGCGGCGCACCACGAGGTTCTCCAGATCCCGCACGTCCGCATAGTCGGCCACCACGTTGACAAAGTACTGCTTGTCCCGGCCAAAAGCGCGGCCGACAAAGGTGGTGGTGCGACTGTTCTGGCGGATCAGATTGCGGATCTGTGCAGCGGTGATGCCATGTGCCCGGCAGGCGTCCTGGTTGAGGATGATCTCCACGGATTTCTCCCGCCCACCGGAGACCATCACCGTGGCGATGCCGTCGATCTTCTCCAGCTCAGGCACCACCTCCTTGTCCACCAAGTGCCGGACGCGGTCGACGTCGCCGCCACCGCGAACCTGCAGCTCCATGAATTGGTTGGCCAGCTGGTCCACGTCAACGCGCACCACGTTGACGTTGAACTCATCGCCCAAGGTGGTCTTCACCACGTCCACTTTTTCCTGCAGGCGCAGGTAGGCGTACTTGAGGTTGGTCCCCTGCGTGAAGTAGACGAAGATCGTTCCCCGGCGCGGGTCGACGTAC
Protein-coding sequences here:
- a CDS encoding efflux RND transporter permease subunit; translation: MSFIYRRKTLISMLFVGLTLLGVVSYKQLPVELLPNAELPFLIVQVSGMLDVDPAYMERHAIIPLEGAIGSLQGVERIDSYVDPRRGTIFVYFTQGTNLKYAYLRLQEKVDVVKTTLGDEFNVNVVRVDVDQLANQFMELQVRGGGDVDRVRHLVDKEVVPELEKIDGIATVMVSGGREKSVEIILNQDACRAHGITAAQIRNLIRQNSRTTTFVGRAFGRDKQYFVNVVADYADVRDLENLVVRREGPVLLRDVAQVVVGVKEETSLSRVNGKEAVTVQLVRDAQVNLISLSHATKAAIARLNRELKGQDLEIAIQSNMADDMENNVKLIIQLALVGGCLAVLVLWLFLRNLRLVVTIVLAIPISIFTALNLFYAFGITLNSLTLVGMALVVGMLLDNSVVVLENIYRHAALHRQPDEAVTRGTKEVWRSIFAATLTTVVVFLPFIFSSNFLIKLFGKHIGVSVVSTLLVSLVVALLLVPMITHHFLSRGKVGKGVQFRIVSQKNRLLQIYTLLLKSCMRFPVRTIGTAFVLFVASVLVALGVSLNVAREVQTTDLNLYLTMASGATLETTDAVTSELEKRIEDIPEKQDIVSKIYEEEAVVTVKLRKDYQKIKNRSIAQIKSDIQERIKDFRLAEVSFEQPRASRRFRGGGGRMNPGGSFERLLGIGTQSESNVIKGTDFGRMRNVAEDIRYYLQNLESVQSVRVNVSENRPELHLLFDKAVLSEYDITLATIAAELTGFQREFSSGLQFKQGTDEYEIIIRSAEMEEREKTVDDLRHLRIPSQSGGTYELQQLSRIVYATGLATINRVNQEKQIEVSYQFLTEVNASKTLREQARAEVADVLANLTVPAGIAVEMVQPESELREFYYLIGAAVVLIYMILAAVFESLWLPLVVLFSIPFAAVGSFVALIATGNSLLNANTLTGFLILFGIVVNNGIILIDYTRILRSRGFRRSRALLVAGQARVRPILITAITTIVGMFPLAMGKGEYVTYIGAPFAITVIGGLSMSTLLTLVFIPTVYAGLETMLRWLAGLDWRVKVAQGVALLAGGWLIYRSVDSLFWICIDGIVLLMLIPAATYFLMTSLRRAKSELIPADSPIVIRLQNLVKIYDQEMRFVREWKKGKIIRAKAGLHKRFTSLRDFDQFVWQVPLLGFLIYFVYFYLGSAFWFVPLSVLLYFFVLMLLGPVRVYLQHRFRRAGRSFWRTLGDRLRTVWLWGFPALTLLLFQLRWQKIGVVAVVGVLWYAALGVNALATRIYQKRINIARIGGRFGGLRRALYRLVLAIPIVGKKKQPFRALDQVSLEIG